One genomic window of Xanthobacter dioxanivorans includes the following:
- a CDS encoding COG4223 family protein, with protein MVRDDPASDHPKAEDFVSRPARTPPTLDLKAEAVADTPPADAAPAAPETSASSGDAAPFETDTAVASPSGLEAAEAPFETKSAEQVAEEALAPAAAPVPPARSGAGAFVAALLAGAVAGGGVAGGLWYALPEKAPAALPPTVSAPAPSPMDVSPLQSRIAALEARPAADPKALAALSERLERSEAALKSLEATVAGLKAAPAPVPAPAAPTAPAVPPGLVKTVDELKAASEAARATLAAATREIEALRTAQAGLQTAAATAASGAQQAGAQVLALGARIDAVGPRLDALKTQIEDAAATATAFNRAAAGLVVLATFRDAVVSGRPFAAELAAARTTLGAGAGQLAPFSAAAAEGFAPPAKLAARLAQEGATAFGALAPAPATPSASLLDRLMASAESLVKVRPAAGPGAIDAEALLKAAVAQVKAGQLEEALRTLRQLPEGVLARLSVVRDIEARAQAVRVAGTLYQQQLAAISGKVP; from the coding sequence ATGGTGCGCGACGATCCGGCGAGCGACCATCCAAAGGCGGAGGACTTCGTCTCCCGCCCGGCCCGCACCCCACCCACGCTCGACCTGAAGGCCGAGGCCGTCGCGGACACGCCCCCGGCCGATGCTGCGCCGGCGGCGCCCGAAACTTCGGCATCCAGCGGCGACGCCGCACCGTTCGAGACCGACACCGCGGTGGCGAGTCCCTCCGGCCTGGAGGCGGCCGAGGCCCCGTTCGAGACGAAGAGCGCCGAGCAGGTGGCCGAAGAGGCGCTTGCGCCCGCCGCCGCACCCGTCCCGCCGGCCCGCTCGGGCGCCGGAGCGTTCGTCGCGGCCCTTCTCGCTGGTGCCGTCGCCGGTGGCGGCGTGGCCGGCGGCCTGTGGTATGCGCTGCCGGAAAAGGCGCCTGCGGCGCTGCCGCCGACGGTGTCGGCGCCCGCGCCGTCACCCATGGATGTGTCTCCGCTCCAGAGCCGCATCGCCGCCCTCGAGGCGCGCCCCGCCGCCGATCCGAAGGCGCTCGCGGCACTTTCCGAGCGGCTGGAACGCAGTGAGGCGGCGCTGAAGAGCCTTGAAGCCACGGTCGCCGGCCTCAAGGCCGCGCCGGCGCCCGTGCCGGCTCCTGCCGCCCCGACCGCGCCGGCTGTGCCGCCCGGATTGGTGAAAACGGTGGACGAGCTGAAGGCTGCATCCGAGGCCGCCCGGGCCACCCTCGCCGCCGCAACCCGCGAGATCGAGGCGCTGCGCACGGCGCAGGCGGGCCTCCAGACCGCTGCCGCCACGGCCGCTTCCGGCGCCCAGCAGGCCGGCGCGCAGGTTCTGGCGCTTGGTGCCCGCATCGACGCCGTCGGGCCACGCCTCGATGCCCTGAAGACGCAGATCGAGGACGCCGCCGCCACCGCCACCGCCTTCAACCGCGCCGCGGCCGGGCTGGTGGTGCTCGCCACCTTCCGCGACGCGGTCGTCTCCGGCCGGCCCTTCGCGGCGGAGCTCGCCGCCGCGCGCACCACGCTCGGCGCCGGCGCCGGCCAGCTCGCCCCCTTTTCCGCCGCCGCTGCGGAGGGCTTCGCCCCGCCGGCGAAGCTCGCCGCACGCCTGGCGCAGGAAGGCGCCACCGCATTCGGCGCGCTGGCCCCCGCGCCGGCGACGCCCTCCGCCTCCCTGCTCGATCGGCTGATGGCCTCTGCCGAGAGCCTGGTGAAGGTGCGCCCCGCCGCCGGCCCCGGCGCGATCGATGCGGAAGCGCTCCTCAAAGCCGCCGTCGCCCAGGTGAAGGCCGGCCAGCTGGAGGAGGCCCTGCGCACGTTGAGGCAACTGCCGGAAGGCGTGCTGGCGCGCCTGTCCGTCGTTCGCGACATCGAGGCGCGGGCCCAGGCGGTGCGTGTCGCCGGCACACTCTACCAGCAGCAGCTCGCCGCCATTTCGGGGAAGGTGCCGTGA
- a CDS encoding uroporphyrinogen-III synthase: protein MHVLVTRPEPAASQTAQRLRALGHGVTVDPMLRIAPTRTPLPEGPFDAVAFTSINGVKAFATHPEGQRFFHLPAFAVGPRTAKEARAAGFTQVADCDGDASALAGRIAAALPSGARVLNPAGEDRAADLQALLAAPGITLDLAIIYAAEPADALSEEARAALAAGTVTAALHLSQRTVKTLLRCVAAAGLTGELARVRELCLSEQVAEPLVKAGLKVEVAAAPNEDALFALL from the coding sequence ATGCATGTTCTCGTCACCCGGCCGGAGCCCGCCGCCTCCCAGACGGCCCAGCGCCTGCGCGCGCTCGGGCATGGGGTGACGGTCGATCCCATGCTGCGCATCGCGCCGACCCGGACGCCGTTGCCCGAAGGCCCGTTCGATGCGGTGGCCTTCACCTCCATCAACGGGGTGAAGGCGTTCGCCACCCATCCGGAAGGGCAGCGCTTCTTTCATCTGCCGGCGTTCGCGGTGGGGCCGCGCACCGCCAAGGAAGCCCGCGCGGCCGGCTTCACCCAGGTGGCGGACTGCGATGGCGACGCCTCGGCCCTGGCCGGACGCATCGCCGCCGCGCTCCCATCCGGCGCGCGGGTGCTGAACCCCGCCGGCGAGGACCGGGCGGCGGACCTTCAGGCCCTGTTGGCGGCACCGGGCATCACCCTGGACCTCGCCATCATCTATGCGGCCGAGCCCGCCGACGCATTGTCCGAGGAGGCCCGCGCCGCGCTCGCCGCAGGAACCGTCACGGCGGCGCTGCACTTGTCCCAAAGGACGGTCAAGACCCTGCTGCGGTGCGTCGCCGCGGCGGGCCTCACCGGCGAACTGGCCCGCGTGCGCGAACTGTGCCTGTCCGAGCAGGTGGCCGAGCCGCTGGTGAAGGCGGGGCTGAAGGTGGAGGTGGCCGCCGCCCCCAACGAGGATGCGCTTTTCGCCCTGCTGTGA
- the hemC gene encoding hydroxymethylbilane synthase: protein MSDTPKSEPASVRPRLTIGTRGSPLALWQAHAVQAALSAALKVPAEAIAISVIRTSGDQIQDRALSEAGGKGLFTKEIEEALLDGRVDLAVHSAKDVATFLPEGLHLAGYLPRADVRDALILKEGAGLDDLPAGARIGTASLRREAQLRRLRPDLKVELLRGNVHTRLAKVKDGEFDATLLALAGLTRLGLAEAASALLDPADFLPAVGQGAVAIECRIDDPDTNAAIAAIACRDTGIALDAERAFLSALDGSCRTPIAGLATVEGREVRLRGLVLVPDGSDAAEIEARAPIVDAARLGTECGATLRASAPARLLGL, encoded by the coding sequence ATGAGCGACACACCGAAATCCGAACCCGCGTCCGTGAGGCCGCGCCTCACCATCGGCACGCGCGGCAGTCCGCTGGCACTGTGGCAGGCCCATGCCGTGCAGGCCGCCCTTTCGGCGGCGCTGAAGGTGCCGGCGGAGGCGATCGCCATCTCTGTCATCCGCACCTCCGGCGACCAGATCCAGGACCGCGCGCTGTCGGAGGCGGGGGGCAAGGGCCTGTTCACCAAGGAGATCGAGGAAGCGCTGCTGGACGGCCGGGTGGACCTGGCCGTGCATTCGGCGAAGGACGTGGCGACTTTCCTGCCGGAGGGCCTGCACCTTGCCGGCTATCTGCCACGGGCGGACGTGCGCGACGCCCTCATCCTGAAGGAGGGGGCGGGGCTCGATGATCTTCCCGCCGGCGCGCGCATCGGCACCGCCTCGCTCCGGCGCGAGGCGCAATTGCGGCGCCTGCGGCCGGATCTCAAGGTGGAATTGCTGCGCGGCAACGTCCACACCCGCCTCGCCAAGGTGAAGGATGGCGAGTTCGACGCCACCCTGCTGGCGCTGGCCGGCCTGACCCGCCTTGGCCTCGCCGAAGCCGCGAGCGCGCTGCTCGATCCGGCGGATTTCCTGCCGGCGGTGGGGCAGGGGGCGGTGGCGATCGAATGCCGCATCGACGATCCGGACACCAACGCGGCCATCGCCGCCATCGCCTGCCGGGATACCGGCATCGCCCTCGATGCCGAGCGCGCCTTCCTGTCCGCCCTCGACGGCTCGTGTCGCACCCCCATCGCGGGCCTTGCCACGGTGGAGGGGCGGGAGGTGCGCCTGCGCGGCCTCGTGCTGGTGCCCGACGGCTCCGATGCGGCGGAGATCGAGGCGCGGGCGCCCATCGTCGATGCCGCCCGCCTCGGAACGGAATGTGGCGCCACGCTGCGGGCGAGCGCGCCGGCCCGGCTGCTGGGCCTGTGA
- the tsaD gene encoding tRNA (adenosine(37)-N6)-threonylcarbamoyltransferase complex transferase subunit TsaD, with protein sequence MADLLVLGIETTCDETSAAVVARSPSGASDIRSNVIRSQVEIHSPYGGVVPEIAARAHVEILDHVIAEAMRQANVDYSELSGVAAAAGPGLIGGVIVGLTTAKAIALAAKKPLVAVNHLEAHALTARLTDGVAFPYLLLLVSGGHTQLLAVEDVGRYTRLGTTLDDAVGEAFDKVAKMLSLPYPGGPQVEAQAKLGYAGRFAFPRPMLGRREPDFSLSGLKTAVRLEADRLAPLTDDDVADLCAGFQAAVVDLIADRVRAGARAFRDRLGRGPTALVAAGGVAANGMIRETLAKVAAELNVRYAMPTPALCTDNGAMIAWAGAERLARGLRDKLDVSPRARWPLDPAAAASANARA encoded by the coding sequence TTGGCCGATCTTCTGGTTCTCGGCATCGAGACCACCTGCGACGAGACCTCTGCGGCCGTGGTGGCGCGCTCGCCTTCGGGAGCGTCCGACATCCGCTCCAACGTCATCCGCTCGCAGGTGGAAATCCACTCGCCCTATGGCGGCGTGGTGCCGGAGATCGCCGCGCGCGCCCATGTGGAAATCCTCGATCATGTGATCGCCGAGGCCATGCGGCAGGCGAACGTGGACTATTCCGAGCTCTCGGGCGTCGCAGCGGCGGCGGGCCCGGGGCTCATCGGCGGGGTCATCGTCGGCCTCACCACCGCCAAGGCCATCGCGCTCGCGGCCAAGAAGCCGCTGGTGGCGGTGAACCATCTGGAGGCCCACGCGCTCACCGCCCGCCTCACCGACGGCGTCGCCTTCCCCTATCTGCTGCTGCTCGTCTCCGGCGGGCACACACAGTTGCTCGCGGTGGAGGATGTCGGCCGCTACACCCGCCTCGGCACCACGCTGGACGACGCGGTGGGCGAAGCCTTCGACAAGGTGGCGAAGATGCTGAGCCTGCCCTATCCCGGCGGGCCGCAGGTGGAGGCGCAGGCCAAGCTCGGCTATGCGGGGCGCTTCGCCTTCCCCCGCCCCATGCTGGGCCGGCGCGAGCCGGACTTCTCCCTCTCCGGCCTGAAGACCGCCGTGCGGCTGGAAGCCGACCGCCTTGCCCCGCTCACCGACGACGACGTGGCCGACCTGTGCGCCGGCTTCCAGGCGGCGGTGGTGGACCTGATCGCCGACCGGGTGCGCGCCGGCGCCCGCGCCTTCCGCGACCGGCTCGGGCGCGGGCCCACGGCCCTCGTGGCGGCGGGCGGCGTGGCGGCCAACGGCATGATCCGCGAGACACTGGCGAAGGTCGCCGCCGAGCTCAATGTCCGCTACGCCATGCCGACGCCGGCCCTGTGCACCGACAACGGCGCCATGATCGCCTGGGCGGGGGCGGAACGCCTCGCCCGCGGCCTCCGCGACAAGCTGGACGTGAGCCCACGCGCCCGCTGGCCGCTGGATCCGGCCGCCGCCGCATCCGCCAACGCCCGGGCCTGA
- a CDS encoding NAD(P)H-dependent glycerol-3-phosphate dehydrogenase, which translates to MGAGAWGTALANAAARAGRDVVLWGRDGVAMAEMARLRENRADLPGIALDPAVTPTGDLAAVAACDALLLVVPAQACREALERLAPLARPGLPVISCAKGIERGSRAFMSEVIAEVMPKASPAVLSGPSFASDVAAGLPTAVTLAARDAALAVAVTRALGSPTLRLYHSTDVRGVEIGGAAKNVLAIAAGIVAGRRLGASAAAALVARGFAELMRFGRAYGAKAETITGLSGLGDLILTTSGPQSRNFAFGRALGAGEAAGDKLAEGAFTAGVLVEMAAAKGVDVPVSAAVDAVLGGRISIDDAIEALMARPQRAEA; encoded by the coding sequence ATGGGCGCGGGCGCGTGGGGTACGGCGCTGGCCAACGCCGCCGCCCGCGCCGGACGCGATGTGGTGCTCTGGGGCCGCGACGGCGTCGCCATGGCCGAGATGGCGCGGCTGCGGGAGAACCGCGCGGACCTGCCCGGCATCGCCCTTGATCCGGCGGTCACGCCCACCGGTGACCTTGCCGCCGTCGCCGCTTGCGATGCGCTGCTGCTGGTGGTGCCGGCGCAGGCCTGCCGCGAGGCCCTCGAGCGCCTCGCGCCGCTGGCGCGTCCCGGCCTGCCGGTGATCTCGTGTGCCAAGGGCATCGAGCGCGGCAGCCGCGCTTTCATGAGCGAGGTGATCGCCGAGGTGATGCCGAAGGCGTCGCCGGCCGTGCTCTCGGGGCCGAGCTTCGCTTCCGACGTGGCGGCGGGACTGCCCACCGCCGTCACCCTTGCCGCCCGCGACGCGGCGCTGGCCGTGGCCGTCACCCGGGCGCTCGGCTCCCCGACGCTGCGGCTCTATCACTCCACCGACGTGCGCGGGGTGGAAATCGGCGGGGCGGCGAAGAACGTGCTGGCCATCGCCGCGGGCATCGTCGCCGGCCGCAGGCTCGGAGCGAGCGCGGCGGCGGCGCTGGTGGCGCGCGGCTTCGCCGAGCTGATGCGCTTCGGGCGGGCGTACGGGGCGAAGGCGGAGACCATCACCGGGCTTTCCGGCCTCGGCGACCTCATCCTCACCACGTCCGGCCCGCAATCGCGCAACTTCGCCTTCGGCCGCGCCCTGGGGGCCGGTGAGGCGGCGGGGGACAAGCTGGCGGAGGGCGCCTTCACCGCCGGCGTTCTGGTGGAGATGGCCGCGGCAAAGGGCGTGGACGTGCCGGTGAGCGCCGCGGTGGATGCGGTGCTCGGCGGGCGGATCTCCATCGACGACGCCATAGAGGCGCTCATGGCCCGCCCGCAGAGAGCCGAGGCGTAG
- a CDS encoding YkgJ family cysteine cluster protein, whose translation MAVASQTRAETGEGPAAFFRAQHAAFGLTLDAHKGAADFLDRIWMQAFSSYEHNVAEQTKDLPPLACRKGCGTCCRIQVVATAPEVLMVARYVRAMAGGFRKVGIDLPARLAATADATAETAGTMFLGRECPFLAEGICVIYPVRPLACRGHVSFNEEACVSALEDEADEVPVSESHRTVRALVQGALQSALRDAGHAWSLYDLVGALKIALARVDAEAAFRAGEDVLHPAIIDHVSREEMARTFDKLKA comes from the coding sequence GTGGCGGTCGCTTCACAAACCCGCGCGGAGACCGGCGAGGGTCCCGCCGCCTTCTTTCGTGCCCAGCATGCCGCCTTCGGCCTCACCCTCGATGCCCACAAGGGCGCGGCGGATTTCCTCGACCGCATCTGGATGCAGGCCTTTTCCAGCTACGAGCACAATGTGGCCGAGCAGACGAAGGACCTGCCGCCACTGGCCTGCCGCAAGGGCTGCGGCACCTGTTGCCGCATCCAGGTTGTCGCCACCGCGCCGGAGGTGCTGATGGTGGCGCGCTACGTGCGGGCCATGGCGGGCGGATTCCGCAAGGTGGGCATCGACCTGCCCGCGCGCCTCGCCGCCACCGCCGACGCCACGGCCGAGACCGCCGGCACCATGTTCCTCGGCCGCGAATGCCCGTTCCTCGCCGAGGGCATCTGCGTGATCTACCCGGTGCGCCCGCTCGCCTGCCGCGGCCATGTCTCCTTCAACGAGGAGGCCTGCGTCTCCGCGCTCGAGGACGAGGCGGACGAGGTGCCGGTCTCCGAATCACACCGCACGGTCCGCGCCCTGGTGCAGGGTGCCCTGCAATCGGCCCTGCGCGATGCGGGGCACGCTTGGTCGCTTTACGACCTGGTCGGTGCCCTGAAGATTGCCCTCGCCCGCGTCGATGCCGAGGCGGCATTCCGCGCCGGAGAGGACGTGCTGCATCCCGCCATCATCGACCATGTGAGCCGCGAGGAGATGGCGCGCACCTTTGACAAGCTGAAGGCGTAG
- a CDS encoding antibiotic biosynthesis monooxygenase family protein, translating into MVYEIATLDIKEGSEAAFEAAVKEAAPHFQKSRGCRGLSLERSVETPSRYYLVVTWDTVEDHMVHFRNSPEFQEWRRLVGPHFASPPSVEHTSVVGDFF; encoded by the coding sequence ATGGTCTATGAGATCGCCACGCTCGACATCAAGGAAGGCTCGGAAGCCGCCTTCGAGGCCGCCGTGAAGGAAGCCGCGCCGCATTTCCAGAAATCGCGTGGCTGCCGCGGCCTGTCGCTCGAGCGCTCTGTCGAGACGCCGTCACGTTATTATCTCGTGGTCACCTGGGACACGGTGGAAGACCACATGGTCCACTTCCGCAATTCTCCCGAATTCCAGGAATGGCGCCGCCTCGTCGGCCCGCATTTCGCCAGCCCGCCGTCGGTGGAGCACACGAGCGTGGTCGGCGACTTCTTCTGA
- a CDS encoding EVE domain-containing protein, with product MAHWLYKSEPFKWSWEMQVKAGAKGTHWDGVRNHLAKQQLLAMRTGDKGFFYHSNEGKEIVGIVEVIKEAYPDPSDESGKFVMVDIKAVKPLKTPVTLAAIKADPRLQEMALIRFSRLSVQPVTDAEWDLICGLGGV from the coding sequence ATGGCCCATTGGCTCTACAAGTCCGAACCCTTCAAATGGTCCTGGGAGATGCAGGTGAAGGCCGGTGCCAAGGGCACCCATTGGGATGGCGTGCGCAACCACCTCGCCAAGCAACAGCTTCTGGCCATGAGGACCGGCGACAAGGGCTTCTTCTACCATTCCAACGAGGGTAAGGAGATCGTCGGCATCGTGGAGGTGATCAAAGAGGCCTACCCCGACCCCTCCGACGAGAGCGGCAAGTTCGTGATGGTGGACATCAAGGCGGTGAAGCCGCTCAAGACGCCGGTGACGCTGGCCGCCATCAAGGCGGATCCGCGGTTGCAGGAGATGGCGCTGATCAGGTTCTCCCGCCTCTCGGTGCAGCCGGTCACCGACGCGGAATGGGACCTCATCTGCGGGCTGGGCGGCGTGTGA
- a CDS encoding class I SAM-dependent methyltransferase, whose product MGPHLRAGRRVSRPIHDPIAFIRTETRLRPVPLVPEIRLHVADEAVPIWHRTEEELGEMGLPPPFWAFAWAGGQALARHVLDHPDAVKGKRVLDFASGSGLVGIAAMKAGAAQVTCADIDPFARAAIALNGAENGVAVAAADTDLIGRDDGWETVLAGDIAYERDLSERVFAWLFALAARGAGVLVGDPGRTYLPRDRLERLAEYAVPVTRELEDMEIKRTCVWRPR is encoded by the coding sequence ATGGGACCTCATCTGCGGGCTGGGCGGCGTGTGAGCCGCCCCATACACGATCCCATCGCCTTCATCCGCACCGAAACCCGGCTGCGGCCCGTGCCGCTGGTCCCCGAAATCCGCCTTCACGTGGCCGACGAGGCGGTGCCCATCTGGCACCGCACCGAGGAGGAACTGGGCGAGATGGGCCTGCCCCCGCCCTTCTGGGCCTTCGCCTGGGCCGGCGGGCAGGCGCTGGCGCGGCATGTGCTGGACCATCCGGACGCGGTGAAGGGCAAGCGCGTGCTGGACTTCGCCTCCGGCTCCGGGCTCGTGGGCATCGCCGCCATGAAGGCGGGCGCGGCGCAGGTAACCTGCGCCGACATAGACCCCTTCGCCCGGGCCGCCATCGCCCTCAACGGAGCGGAGAACGGCGTCGCCGTCGCCGCGGCGGACACCGACCTCATCGGCCGCGACGACGGCTGGGAGACCGTGCTGGCCGGCGACATCGCCTATGAGCGCGACCTGTCGGAGCGCGTCTTCGCCTGGCTGTTCGCCCTCGCCGCGCGCGGCGCCGGCGTGCTCGTGGGCGATCCGGGCCGCACCTACCTGCCGAGGGACCGCCTGGAACGCCTCGCCGAATACGCGGTGCCGGTGACGCGGGAACTGGAGGACATGGAGATCAAGCGCACCTGCGTCTGGCGCCCGCGCTGA
- a CDS encoding pyridoxamine 5'-phosphate oxidase family protein: MEIHEIWKKMAQQRDCMFVDHDGPRLRARPMAPVVQQAERAIWFVTDRRGAKDDEIAREPHVCLTFVDHSDRFHLSVSGRAEVVRDTAKLKEIWTSYMEAFFPGGPDDPNAILVKVEPDQAEYWDGDGDIVSAFKLAAGILGERTPNLGDNQKVQL; this comes from the coding sequence ATGGAAATCCACGAGATCTGGAAAAAGATGGCGCAGCAGCGCGACTGCATGTTCGTCGACCACGACGGCCCGCGCCTGCGCGCCCGGCCCATGGCGCCGGTGGTGCAGCAGGCGGAAAGGGCCATCTGGTTCGTAACGGACCGGCGCGGCGCCAAGGACGACGAGATCGCCCGCGAGCCGCACGTGTGCCTTACCTTCGTCGACCATTCCGACCGCTTCCACCTGTCGGTTTCGGGCCGGGCCGAGGTGGTGCGCGACACCGCCAAGCTGAAGGAGATATGGACCTCCTACATGGAGGCCTTCTTCCCCGGAGGGCCGGATGATCCCAATGCCATCCTGGTGAAGGTGGAGCCCGATCAGGCGGAATACTGGGACGGCGACGGTGATATCGTGAGCGCGTTCAAGCTCGCCGCCGGCATCCTCGGCGAAAGGACGCCGAACCTCGGAGACAACCAGAAGGTCCAGCTCTGA